The Armatimonas rosea genome includes a window with the following:
- a CDS encoding NAD(P)H-dependent glycerol-3-phosphate dehydrogenase: MSFEHSEVAVLGAGSWGTALALLLAQDGGVVRLWDRTPEQIAALIAARENKRYLPGHPLPANLQPTESLSEALLGASCVVVAVPSAAVDMVLGRATLTPSADIVLASKGLDPETLELPADVALRCAPGHPVIALSGPNLAREVAAGVPTAAVAASDDAAAARRIAERFNRPTFRTYVSDDRTGVELGGAVKNVLAIAGGVADGLGYGDNTKAALMTRGLGEMARLGVALGGKRETFYGLAGVGDLMATAASRLSRNWRVGHGLGQGKTLAAILAELGQVAEGVPTAQAVARLAEKLSLSLPVCCTVADLLAGRISPHDGVARLTENRSAKTE, from the coding sequence GTGAGTTTTGAGCATTCCGAAGTGGCCGTCTTAGGGGCGGGCTCGTGGGGGACGGCGCTGGCGCTCTTGCTGGCGCAAGATGGCGGGGTCGTGCGCCTCTGGGACCGCACGCCCGAGCAGATCGCCGCCCTGATCGCCGCGCGGGAGAACAAGCGCTACCTGCCTGGCCATCCCCTTCCCGCCAACCTCCAACCCACCGAGAGCCTGAGCGAGGCGCTCCTCGGCGCAAGCTGTGTCGTGGTCGCGGTGCCGTCGGCGGCGGTAGACATGGTGCTGGGACGGGCCACCCTCACGCCTAGCGCGGATATCGTCCTCGCGTCCAAGGGCCTCGACCCCGAGACCCTGGAGCTCCCCGCCGATGTGGCGCTGCGCTGCGCACCCGGCCACCCTGTGATCGCCCTCTCCGGCCCCAACCTCGCGCGGGAAGTGGCGGCGGGGGTTCCCACGGCAGCGGTCGCGGCCAGCGACGATGCCGCAGCGGCGCGGCGGATCGCGGAGCGCTTCAACCGGCCGACCTTTCGAACGTATGTCAGCGACGATAGAACCGGGGTCGAGCTGGGCGGAGCGGTGAAGAATGTCCTGGCGATCGCGGGCGGGGTCGCGGATGGCCTCGGCTACGGCGACAACACCAAGGCGGCGCTCATGACCCGTGGGCTCGGCGAGATGGCGCGGCTCGGGGTGGCGCTGGGCGGCAAGCGGGAGACCTTCTATGGCCTCGCCGGAGTCGGGGATCTGATGGCGACCGCCGCATCCCGCCTCTCCCGCAACTGGCGGGTGGGCCATGGGCTAGGCCAGGGCAAGACGCTCGCGGCGATCCTGGCGGAGCTGGGGCAGGTGGCCGAGGGAGTGCCCACCGCGCAGGCGGTAGCCCGCCTCGCAGAGAAGCTCAGCCTGAGCCTGCCGGTCTGCTGCACGGTCGCCGATCTGCTCGCGGGCCGCATCTCCCCCCACGATGGCGTCGCACGCCTCACCGAGAACCGCAGCGCCAAGACGGAATAA